In Crassostrea angulata isolate pt1a10 chromosome 6, ASM2561291v2, whole genome shotgun sequence, a genomic segment contains:
- the LOC128189411 gene encoding tetratricopeptide repeat protein 38-like isoform X1 encodes MKDAWRDCEGWRNSKLPMTSSNDDACKWFDASLTQITTMYADDEAGGVGNSFKNMMEADPDFVMGQVFVNSMKFGGSKTETEEVIKTVDSILALAAKQKVTERESKHVTALKLVTEGKLTEAIEVYRNILKDSPTDLLACLLAFFKYYELGMFNEMLDMMASVIDAYTPETPGYSTILGWKAFAHEENSQLPEAEENAYKSLAASPRETFAIHTMAHVHLEKGMHDAGLAFLQSKEKYWASCSLACHIAWHEALFHVEKGQFDLAVKVFDEKVKIIARGNFNDASSLLYRLAVEDVRVPQRWKGVLDLVDKFSGHHTWVYTDLHILFTLYRNGEKERANELLEGLKEYVTNNTGTNAQVTHDVGMPLCAGITAFEEGHYETATNCLNSVYSKLNRIGGSRAQRDTFVQLLLHSAIKSSNPDHKVLARTLLNQRKSDRVEDPLGDRLLMLLDSKSG; translated from the exons ATGAAGGATGCGTGGAGGGACTGTGAG GGTTGGAGGAACTCCAAGCTCCCCATGACGTCATCTAACGATGACGCATGCAAGTGGTTTGATGCTTCTCTGACTCAA ATCACAACAATGTACGCCGACGACGAGGCGGGAGGGGTGGGCAACTCATTCAAGAATATGATGGAAGCTGACCCAGATTTCG TAATGGGACAGGTTTTTGTTAACTCCATGAAATTTGGCGGATCGAAGACAGAAACAGAGGAAGTCATTAAAACAGTAGACAGTATCTTAGCTCTAGCCGCCAAACAGAAAGTAACGGAAAGAGAAAGTAAACATGTGACTGCTTTAAAGCTCGTTACAGAAGG GAAACTGACGGAAGCTATAGAAGTGTACCGTAACATACTGAAGGATTCTCCCACAGACCTGCTGGCCTGTCTATTGGCTTTCTTTAAATACTACGAGCTGGGCATGTTCAACGAAATGCTTGACATGATGGCGTCTGTGATTGACGCTTACACACCTGAAACTCCTGGGTACAG CACTATTTTAGGATGGAAGGCCTTTGCTCATGAGGAAAACTCGCAGCTTCCAGAAGCTGAAGAAAACGCATACAAG AGCCTCGCTGCGTCTCCCAGAGAAACCTTTGCCATCCACACAATGGCCCATGTACATCTGGAGAAAGGAATGCACGATGCCGGACTAGCGTTTCTACAGAGTAAAGAAAAATACTGGGCg TCCTGCAGCTTGGCCTGTCACATTGCATGGCACGAGGCTTTATTCCATGTTGAAAAG GGACAGTTCGATCTTGCCGTCAAGGTGTTTGATGAAAAAGTAAAG ATCATTGCGCGCGGGAACTTTAATGATGCGTCCTCCCTCCTGTACCGTTTGGCAGTCGAAG ACGTGCGCGTGCCCCAGCGTTGGAAGGGGGTCCTGGACCTAGTGGACAAATTTAGCGGGCATCACACGTGGGTGTACACAGATCTACACATCCTGTTTACTCTGTACAGAAACGGAGAGAAAGAGCGGGCTAATGAACTGCTGGAGGGCCTCAAGGAATACGTCAC GAATAACACTGGAACAAACGCTCAGGTGACGCATGATGTGGGCATGCCCCTGTGTGCTGGAATAACGGCGTTTGAGGAAGGACACTACGAGACGGCCACCAACTGTCTGAACTCTGTATACAGCAAACTAAACCGAATAGGGGGCAGCAGAGCTCAG AGAGACACGTTTGTCCAGCTCCTTCTCCATTCCGCCATTAAATCCTCTAACCCCGACCACAAAGTTCTGGCCAGGACACTGCTTAACCAGAGGAAATCTGATCGGGTGGAAGACCCGCTGGGCGATCGTCTGCTGATGCTGCTTGACAGTAAATCGGGCTGA
- the LOC128189411 gene encoding tetratricopeptide repeat protein 38-like isoform X2: MKDAWRDCEGWRNSKLPMTSSNDDACKWFDASLTQITTMYADDEAGGVGNSFKNMMEADPDFVMGQVFVNSMKFGGSKTETEEVIKTVDSILALAAKQKVTERESKHVTALKLVTEGKLTEAIEVYRNILKDSPTDLLACLLAFFKYYELGMFNEMLDMMASVIDAYTPETPGYSTILGWKAFAHEENSQLPEAEENAYKSLAASPRETFAIHTMAHVHLEKGMHDAGLAFLQSKEKYWASCSLACHIAWHEALFHVEKGQFDLAVKVFDEKIIARGNFNDASSLLYRLAVEDVRVPQRWKGVLDLVDKFSGHHTWVYTDLHILFTLYRNGEKERANELLEGLKEYVTNNTGTNAQVTHDVGMPLCAGITAFEEGHYETATNCLNSVYSKLNRIGGSRAQRDTFVQLLLHSAIKSSNPDHKVLARTLLNQRKSDRVEDPLGDRLLMLLDSKSG, translated from the exons ATGAAGGATGCGTGGAGGGACTGTGAG GGTTGGAGGAACTCCAAGCTCCCCATGACGTCATCTAACGATGACGCATGCAAGTGGTTTGATGCTTCTCTGACTCAA ATCACAACAATGTACGCCGACGACGAGGCGGGAGGGGTGGGCAACTCATTCAAGAATATGATGGAAGCTGACCCAGATTTCG TAATGGGACAGGTTTTTGTTAACTCCATGAAATTTGGCGGATCGAAGACAGAAACAGAGGAAGTCATTAAAACAGTAGACAGTATCTTAGCTCTAGCCGCCAAACAGAAAGTAACGGAAAGAGAAAGTAAACATGTGACTGCTTTAAAGCTCGTTACAGAAGG GAAACTGACGGAAGCTATAGAAGTGTACCGTAACATACTGAAGGATTCTCCCACAGACCTGCTGGCCTGTCTATTGGCTTTCTTTAAATACTACGAGCTGGGCATGTTCAACGAAATGCTTGACATGATGGCGTCTGTGATTGACGCTTACACACCTGAAACTCCTGGGTACAG CACTATTTTAGGATGGAAGGCCTTTGCTCATGAGGAAAACTCGCAGCTTCCAGAAGCTGAAGAAAACGCATACAAG AGCCTCGCTGCGTCTCCCAGAGAAACCTTTGCCATCCACACAATGGCCCATGTACATCTGGAGAAAGGAATGCACGATGCCGGACTAGCGTTTCTACAGAGTAAAGAAAAATACTGGGCg TCCTGCAGCTTGGCCTGTCACATTGCATGGCACGAGGCTTTATTCCATGTTGAAAAG GGACAGTTCGATCTTGCCGTCAAGGTGTTTGATGAAAAA ATCATTGCGCGCGGGAACTTTAATGATGCGTCCTCCCTCCTGTACCGTTTGGCAGTCGAAG ACGTGCGCGTGCCCCAGCGTTGGAAGGGGGTCCTGGACCTAGTGGACAAATTTAGCGGGCATCACACGTGGGTGTACACAGATCTACACATCCTGTTTACTCTGTACAGAAACGGAGAGAAAGAGCGGGCTAATGAACTGCTGGAGGGCCTCAAGGAATACGTCAC GAATAACACTGGAACAAACGCTCAGGTGACGCATGATGTGGGCATGCCCCTGTGTGCTGGAATAACGGCGTTTGAGGAAGGACACTACGAGACGGCCACCAACTGTCTGAACTCTGTATACAGCAAACTAAACCGAATAGGGGGCAGCAGAGCTCAG AGAGACACGTTTGTCCAGCTCCTTCTCCATTCCGCCATTAAATCCTCTAACCCCGACCACAAAGTTCTGGCCAGGACACTGCTTAACCAGAGGAAATCTGATCGGGTGGAAGACCCGCTGGGCGATCGTCTGCTGATGCTGCTTGACAGTAAATCGGGCTGA
- the LOC128189410 gene encoding sodium-dependent glucose transporter 1B-like: MAASVSKSRRSYRYTCVAAEKVDMSSQEKPEPKEEKSGPSTAGKIVKTLFLVSVWICLGLYLEITGPTQKDLKLRAHLDYEEVSRAMSGRSIGFFIGAAIGGFLVDKLDPYCDLMVAVCLDLGATATIVAPHAQEIALLWFLFVMQGTFEGIINIAGQKLVLEIWQEKASSPLFLLHFGFGIGSFIVPQIANPFLAIPKPTAAANFTYNITTLHPISTTAAPVTEYIRESRIEWAYLIVALITMSLSLVFYFYQFCGKGMRNTQVGKTQKDKDEDHTNIRRIIDPATCAGGKRLFGIQVLGLLFLFFFVTTGGERVYGKFIRSFAIDYYNIDGDRASLLNSSFWISFAIGRFAGFVAAKWIPIRIILLIETTGAMTSAILLNIFADDSTLALWILTQPMAFFIAPCFPSGVGWGDFHIHLSGLGITFLLLGGALGGVCYMWIIGYFYEAYGPLSFFYVMLSYGIPLCTLAFIMHFSTWGKGHRFKDEEKKEEVVEVSGIQLKFYSKSDQEKSM, encoded by the exons ATGGCAGCTTCAGTAAGCAAGAGTAGACGCAGCTACAGGTACACCTGTGTAG CTGCAGAAAAAGTCGACATGTCCTCGCAAGAGAAACCGGAACCCAAAGAGGAAAAGTCCGGACCGTCCACCGCCGGAAAAATCGTCAAGACACTGTTCCTGGTCTCAGTCTGGATATGTCTG GGTCTGTACCTGGAGATTACCGGCCCAACCCAGAAGGACCTGAAGCTCCGGGCTCACCTGGATTACGAGGAGGTGTCCCGGGCAATGTCGGGCCGCAGCATCGGCTTCTTCATTGGGGCCGCGATCGGGGGTTTCCTGGTGGACAAGCTGGACCCCTACTGTGACCTGATGGTGGCGGTGTGTCTCGACCTGGGCGCCACAGCGACCATTGTAGCGCCGCATGCGCAAGAGATTGCTCTGCTGTGGTTCCTTTTTGTGATGCAAGGAACATTTGAAGGAATCATCAACATTG CTGGCCAGAAGCTTGTTTTAGAAATCTGGCAGGAGAAGGCCTCCTCTCCGTTGTTCCTTTTACATTTTGGATTTGGTATCGGTTCCTTTATCGTTCCACAGATAGCTAATCCCTTCTTGGCTATCCCAAAGCCGACCGCAGCGGCAAACTTCACCTATAATATAACCACTCTCCACCCCATTTCCACCACCGCCGCCCCGGTGACGGAGTACATCCGGGAATCTCGGATAGAGTGGGCCTACCTGATCGTGGCATTAATCACCATGAGCCTGTCTCTGGTCTTCTACTTCTACCAGTTCTGTGGTAAAGGGATGAGGAACACCCAGGTCGGAAAAACGCAAAAAGATAAGGACGAAGACCACACGAACATTCGCCGAATCATAGACCCTGCAACATGCGCCGGCGGCAAGCGATTGTTTGGAATCCAAGTTCTTGGCCTCCTGTTCCTGTTCTTTTTTGTCACTACTGGAGGTGAGCGGGTGTACGGTAAATTTATCCGCAGTTTCGCCATTGATTATTACAACATTGACGGCGACAGGGCGTCGCTCCTAAACAGCTCGTTCTGGATAAGTTTCGCTATCGGACGATTTGCTGGGTTCGTTGCCGCCAAGTGGATTCCTATTCGCATCATTCTGCTGATAGAGACCACAGGGGCCATGACGTCAGCCATTTTGTTGAACATCTTCGCAGACGACAGCACCTTGGCGCTGTGGATCCTCACTCAGCCAATGGCTTTCTTTATCGCCCCTTGCTTCCCGTCGGGCGTCGGCTGGGGCGACTTCCACATTCACCTGTCTGGTCTGGGAATCACCTTTCTCCTGCTAGGGGGCGCTCTGGGCGGCGTGTGTTACATGTGGATCATTGGGTACTTTTACGAGGCGTACGGGCCCCTGTCTTTCTTCTACGTCATGCTCTCCTACGGCATTCCTCTGTGTACATTGGCTTTCATTATGCATTTCTCCACTTGGGGGAAGGGCCACCGTTTTAAAGACGAGGAAAAGAAAGAGGAAGTTGTAGAAGTGAGTGGTATACAACTGAAGTTTTACAGCAAGTCGGACCAAGAAAAGTCGATGTAA